ATAGATGGGAATAGGTACAGCCCAATTTCGCTTGGCATAGCCACATTTGCTTTCGACATGCCCTTTTTCGTGGCCGCTGTATGGATTACAGAATACTGCTTCCATCCGGTAGTGAGCACAGAATCTTTGAAAGCCTTCCGTCAACTGTCGTTCTCCATGTTTTTCGATGTGAACTACTGCAGCGGATAGGTTGTCGAACCAGACCCGACGAGGAACACCACCCATTTGTGTAAAACACTGCTTCATACCTTCTAGGAAGCATTCCTGGTTTTCTGCTGGTGTAGGGTAGAGGAATGCTGCATTGCTTGAAGGAAATGAAACCACCAGCAGTTTGTAGGTAAGCAATTGCTGATCACGACTAACCTGAATCGTGGTGAAGTCGACTTGTGCTTCTCCTGGTGGATGTTCTAGTCGTTCATAAGATTTCGCACGCTCCAAGACCATTTCATTCTTTCGTCTCTTAACGTAGGCTAATACCGTACGTTGTCCACCCGTGAATGCATATTCGGCTTGCAATCGATGAAAGATTCTCACCCCAGTGTGTCTCTGCTTGCGAGGGAGTAACTGATCCTCCTCCAGCCACGTATCCACAATTTCCATAAAAGGCCCCATCACCGGGCTATTGCTTCTTCGTTTATTGATGTTTTCATTCCAATTATCTTTATCTGCATACCGTTTGGCTGTTCTCCAATGAATCCCTACTTGTCTTGCAATCTCATTCACCGAGCAGCCTTCTGCTTCACGTAAAAATTTGATATACTCTTGTTGAGGCATTTTCAGCATTCCTTCCAGTCTCCTTCGTCAGTTCTCGCAAACCTAACGATAGGAGGATAATAGGATGCTGGCAAGTGTCTCTTTTTTTGCATTTTAGCTAGGCACGTTTACGCTGCAATATTCGGCACTTTTAGTATGCAATATACAGGGGGTAACGGAATACTTGCGGGATCCGTGTCCCATGGGCAGAAACGTTCGAGCCCCGGCTACTGCAATCTTGCGACCAATACAAAGAGAGGTCGACCAGAAAGATCTGGTGACCTCATAATACGATTGGGCAGGATAACGCAATGGATGCTTAGCCGATATAATGGACAGAATTGCTAGATGGCTTCATAATGTGGGAGACTTTGCGTTGTGTCAGCTGAGCCGGTTATTATCCGAATCAGATGACGTCGCTTGGCGTATCCGTTCATAAAATCCGATTAATCGATACTTACAAGGGGTACAGCCGACATACGTGTAAAACAGGTCACTCTGTCCGATGAAAATATAGTTTTAGACTGGAAAATAAACTGTTAGACTAGGAAAATAAAGTAGTAGACTGAGAAAATAAAGTTTTAGACTGAATAGAGCCATTAAGCTAACTAGCAGAATTCTTCAATAAAGCCTATTGACCTGTGATAATATTGAGGTATCTAAATTGCCTATGCGAGGTGCAAATTGAAGAAAACTGTCATGGAACCAATCTTCATTTAAGGTTTTGAATCCTCAAATCATGAATTGTGGTAGATGTGCGAATTGTGGTTGTTGGACAACGGATAAGGAAAAGCATAACGCGATTTTTGGACTAGATAATGGAGCGGTACACAATAATAAATTGCATTGTGATGAGTGTTTGCCTGCCGATCATAATTGGGCTATTTAATTGAACTATCTAAATAGGTCAGTCTTTGGAGGTTTCATGAAATTATTGAATTGGTGTTTCGATGATGACACAGTGGGTCCTTTAGATGAATGGAATTGGGTTGAAGTCACCCTGACTTTTGAAGATGGAAGCAAGCGGTGGAGCATCTTATACACACCAGACAGGCTAAAAAATAATCTTTTCAGATTGAATATCGACCCTCCAGGATTGTTCATCAAACATATGATAATTGTAAGGAGCTATGCTGAAGATGATGTTGAACGAACATTACGCTATTTAGAGAGTGAAAATGAGTTGTTTGATGCTTCAAAGCCATTGAACTAACGAGGAACTATAGCTTAATAAAGACATCGCGATAGCCGGTCATGACGTGTCGTTTTCACGCTAATGGGTAGGATAATGCCAATTATGTCTAGAAATAAATGGATAATATTGATATCTGTGAAAAGAAGGTCAACGATGAAAGCCGAAATAACTAGAATTTTAAACGATGTTAATTCTTTTACTGATATTTGGGTTAAGTCAGATTTGAGAAATAATGATTTTAAAATCATTGATATACCAAATAGAAATCTGCCTCGAGGAGATGGGATAGAGACATTAACTTTAATGTTATGCCCAAATGTCTTTAGTTCAACAGAAGAAGCATTTGCAACAATGTTAAAAAAGTTTATTTACTATAACGAGGAGTGGGCTGATGATCAATACGGTGGAACGATTGAGTCTTGGTTTGACCCACTAAGGACATTCTGGCTTCCCGAGTATATAAAACAGAACACTTTTGAAGTGTTACCTTCCGACGAATTTGTTGATTCTCTAAGAAAAGATCTCGTAAGGATATGTAACAAAAATAATGAAATTCTTTTCACATCTATCCCTGAAGTCTTAAATGATCTAAATGTTATTGGGTTTAACAAGGGATTACTTTGTCAAGATGCATTTGGTATCTCAACAGAAATATGCTTTTTTTACTCTTGGTGGATTGGTTATTAAGCTAAAGAGGAACTTTAGTTCAATCCCTACCTGACGACGGCAGCTGGCACACTAAAGGCTACCATTGTCCATTGAAGTAACGGAGAACGATAGCTGAAGGTAGCATGGGATAACTCTATTTACAGGAGAAACAAAATGTTCGATTCTAACAAAAAGAAATACTTCCTTTCATCCAATCAGATTTTAAGGTTGATCGATTCCCAAGAAGGCTGTATTGCAACTGACCGGATAACGGTTGATGGTTGCAAGGTGAGGTTCATGTATAAAGAAGAGCCTCATCAAAATGGGTGGCCTGATAGTGGATGGCGCTTTATGGCTGGAGATGAAGATCAAGATTACATGGATAATCCTAATAATCACACCGTATTTCAGGTTAATACAATATGTAACTATGATCCCAAAATAATTCCACTCTTGGATTCGCCTTCGGGTTCAGCTTACATTAGGGGGACAGATGGGAAGTTTGAACTTGATGAGGAGTGGAAGGATCCAGAAGACTGAAAATATTGTTTATCTGATCTTAGTGCTTTAAACTATCTGGGACACGTTAGTTTAACGAAACAGCGACAGTCTAGGACTTTATTTTCTTGTCCTTGGCCGTCGCTGTTTCTATTTCTAGGCGCAGTCTAGAACTTATTCTTCAAAAGCTGACGCTCTCCCAACTCCAAATTCGCGTTAAATGAACAACTCCAGTCTAGGACATTATTTTCTTTGGACACACTCGACACTTCCCATAATTATAGTTTAAATTGTTGGAGAATATCCTTCATATCAAAGACCAGTAGACTCATTGCTTTGTAAGATTCGGATACTTCCTTCATGGCTGTTAGCTGTTCTTCGCTTGCAGTTGCTACATGTTGGGCGAATTGTCCGGCATCCGTTGCGATTTTTGCGAACTCATGCACCGTAGCTGACACTTGTTGTGAACCGGCTGACATTTGTTCCAGGGAAACCGAGGTCTCCTGTATTTGATCTACCATTTTACGAATCCCTTCCATGATTTGCTGGAAGAGGCCTCCAGCCTCGATCATTTTTAACTTTCCTTTTTCAACTACTTCTATGCCGGAGTAGACATATTG
This genomic window from Paenibacillus hexagrammi contains:
- the istA gene encoding IS21 family transposase, with the protein product MLKMPQQEYIKFLREAEGCSVNEIARQVGIHWRTAKRYADKDNWNENINKRRSNSPVMGPFMEIVDTWLEEDQLLPRKQRHTGVRIFHRLQAEYAFTGGQRTVLAYVKRRKNEMVLERAKSYERLEHPPGEAQVDFTTIQVSRDQQLLTYKLLVVSFPSSNAAFLYPTPAENQECFLEGMKQCFTQMGGVPRRVWFDNLSAAVVHIEKHGERQLTEGFQRFCAHYRMEAVFCNPYSGHEKGHVESKCGYAKRNWAVPIPIYESHEQLAAYFAEQAQQDRERPHYAKKERIASLWEEDRRHLLTLPEVTFESYRMSAAVVNKYGEIRIENTSFPLVGLVSPGSEVLIQTFWDRHVILTQGQQTVREVPRPYTGRTADVPWVQVFTNLLRKPRSVNHSQFVRMLPEAVQQYVRITDLMLRKERLQALAHWSGVYPITQIGQTLQETHNEATIAQVTAALGLKQMNRDIPAAWVETLSPPGTQEAIL
- a CDS encoding DUF2185 domain-containing protein — protein: MFDSNKKKYFLSSNQILRLIDSQEGCIATDRITVDGCKVRFMYKEEPHQNGWPDSGWRFMAGDEDQDYMDNPNNHTVFQVNTICNYDPKIIPLLDSPSGSAYIRGTDGKFELDEEWKDPED